AAGGCCAGGTAGGCGGAGACGACCGCCACGACCAGCCACCGGGTGACGTTCAGGCGACCGGCCCAGACCACGAGGATCGGGGCGATGGCCAGGATGGGAACCGTCTGGGAAGCGACCACGTGTGGCATGAGACCGCGCTCGGCGAGGGCGGATCGCACGAACAGCACCCCGAGGCCGAAACCCACCGCGCTACCGAGGAGGAACCCGAGGAGTGCCGAACGCCAGGTGAAGAGAGCGGCCCGGAGGAGGACCAGTGCCAGCATGTCGCCCCCGCGCCGCGCCGGGCGCAGGAGCGCGATGACCACATCCCAGGTGTGGGGCATCGAACGCTCGTTGGTGCGTACCGGTAGGCCGATGCCTGTACCGGGCCACACACCCCCCGTCGCGGTTCCCATCCACTTGTAACCCTCCCACATCGCGACGAGGACGGCCAGTATCCCGAGAAAGGAAAGGATCCGGCGCGCGTTAGGGCTCATCGCACCGCACGATCGCGCCGTCGTGGCCGGGCGGGCAGGGCATGCGCCATCGCCGGCGCCCAGTCAGCGCTTCAGCCGGGCGCTGGTCACGTCGCCCGCTGCCGGGCCTTCAATGCCCACAGCGTCACGGCTCCGGCTATGGCGGTGGCGACAACGGTGCCGGACACCAACGGCGCCGGCCGGGCCAGGGTCTGCAGACGGCTCCGCAGGTTCACCGGACTATCGAACTCGGTCACCGGCCAGCCACGCTCGGCCGCGACTTCCCGCAGGGCGCGGTCCGGGTTGACCGCCACCGGATGGCCCACCGCCTCCAGCATGGGAAGGTCGGTGACGCTGTCCGAGTATGCGTAGCACCGGTCGAGGTCGATCCGCCATTCCTCGGCCAGCCGCCCGATGACCTCGGCCTTGGCGGTTCCGCTGGCGTAGAAGGCCAACTCACCGGCGTAACAACCCTCTTCGTCGACGGCCGAACGGGTAGCTATGACATGGTCGACCCCGAGGTGCGAGGCCAGCGGTCGGGCCACCTCCTCGGGGGAGATGGACATGATGACGACCTCCCGCCCCGCCCGGCGGTGCTCGTCCATCAGGTCGAGCGC
Above is a window of bacterium DNA encoding:
- a CDS encoding ABC transporter permease subunit — protein: MSPNARRILSFLGILAVLVAMWEGYKWMGTATGGVWPGTGIGLPVRTNERSMPHTWDVVIALLRPARRGGDMLALVLLRAALFTWRSALLGFLLGSAVGFGLGVLFVRSALAERGLMPHVVASQTVPILAIAPILVVWAGRLNVTRWLVVAVVSAYLAFFPVAINTLRGLRSPDATASELMRSYAATPNQVLWKLQVPAALPYLFPALKIAATASIIGAIVGELPASMPDGLGRAILNFAAAFSAAPEKLFASILVSSLVGIGFVGIVVLAERLLIPPSRRLEDLNEAAGPRGRSLKEVVA
- a CDS encoding HAD-IB family hydrolase: MRTGVAFFDLDKTIIAKSSTLAFARPLHKAGLLRRRTLLRAATAQAVYRMAGADQEKLDQLRDRLVSLTKGIEASRIRELVEETIDEVLTPLVYEEALDLMDEHRRAGREVVIMSISPEEVARPLASHLGVDHVIATRSAVDEEGCYAGELAFYASGTAKAEVIGRLAEEWRIDLDRCYAYSDSVTDLPMLEAVGHPVAVNPDRALREVAAERGWPVTEFDSPVNLRSRLQTLARPAPLVSGTVVATAIAGAVTLWALKARQRAT